A portion of the Adhaeribacter radiodurans genome contains these proteins:
- the smpB gene encoding SsrA-binding protein SmpB: MAKEKDRIKKNVNIVNRRASYEYEFLSKYIAGIMLSGTEIKSIREGNVNLQDGFCTFLGNELWLHQVTIAKYTEGTYNNHEPTRARKLLLNKKELNQLSKKSEEQGLTIIPIRFFINERGFAKVEVALARGKKLFDKREDIKERDVKRELQRERF, translated from the coding sequence ATGGCGAAAGAAAAAGATCGAATCAAGAAAAACGTAAATATAGTTAATCGACGGGCTTCGTACGAGTATGAATTCCTGAGCAAATATATTGCGGGTATTATGTTATCCGGCACCGAAATTAAATCTATTCGGGAAGGCAACGTAAATCTGCAGGATGGATTCTGCACCTTTCTAGGAAATGAATTGTGGCTGCACCAGGTTACCATTGCTAAATACACCGAGGGTACTTATAATAACCACGAGCCAACCCGTGCGCGTAAGTTGCTGTTAAATAAAAAAGAATTAAATCAATTAAGTAAAAAGTCCGAAGAGCAAGGTCTTACTATTATTCCTATTCGTTTCTTTATAAATGAACGCGGTTTCGCCAAAGTAGAAGTAGCCCTGGCCCGGGGTAAAAAACTGTTCGATAAACGCGAAGACATTAAAGAACGTGATGTAAAGCGGGAGTTACAACGCGAACGATTTTAA
- a CDS encoding FAD-binding and (Fe-S)-binding domain-containing protein — MNTEKLQQLAQQLTGELHFDSTMRTLYATDASAYREMPLAVAFPADKKDIKTLIQFARREGTSLIPRTAGTSLAGQVVGSGIVVDVSRTFTQILEINPEERWVRVQPGVIRDELNLFLKPYGLYFGPETSTANRAMIGGMVGNNSCGSNSVVYRSTREHLLSVNAILSDGTETEFTRLTPEEFEAKCLGETSVSPLETRIYQATKAMLSHPDTQEEVRREFPKPTVERRNTGYAIDLLLDTEPFTPGTDAFNFCKLIAGSEGTLAFLTEIKLNVVPLPPREIGLLCVHCNSVDESLRANLLALKYQPSASELMDHYVLECTKANIEQSQNRFFVQGDPGAILVVELAKNSIAEVEEVAATLTADLKAQGLGYHYPLVTGPNTKKVWTLRKAGLGLLSNIPGDAKPVAVIEDTAVDVNDLPDFIADFNQILKEHDLYCVHYAHAGSGELHLRPIINLKTAAGNKLFRIIAEEIARLVKKYRGSLSGEHGDGRLRGEFIKWMVGDKNYQLLEEVKRTWDPDNIFNPGKIVNTPAMDTFLRYEPGQENPVIDTVFKFKDSQGILRAAELCNGSGDCRKTHLTGGTMCPSYMVTRNEKDTTRGRANMLREFLTRSEKANRFDHHEIKEAMELCISCKGCKSECPSNVDVAKLKAEFLQHYYDANGIPLRTRLVGNFTNLNNLASVAPGIYNFVFTNKLTSQLAKKVVGFAPARPLPLLHKTTLRQWFKKHQRQNKETTSFKGKINLFCDEFTNFNDAEIGMKAVQLLERLGYEVHIPEHEESGRTYLSKGLVRDAKKLAIKNVTRLSKVVSTDAPLVGIEPSAILTFRDEYLDLVDDNLYAEAQKLAQNSFLIDEFLAAEIGKGNITKEQFTQEKRLIKLHGHCHQKALSSVAFTQKMLSLPENYIVEVIPSGCCGMAGSFGYETEHYEVSMKIGELVLFPTVRKQPEEVIIAAPGTSCRHQIKDGTGRKALHTLEVLFEALV, encoded by the coding sequence ATGAATACAGAAAAATTACAGCAACTTGCCCAACAGCTAACCGGCGAACTTCATTTTGATTCTACCATGCGTACCTTGTACGCTACTGATGCCTCGGCGTACCGCGAAATGCCCTTAGCAGTTGCCTTTCCGGCTGATAAAAAAGATATAAAAACCTTAATTCAGTTTGCCCGCCGCGAAGGCACTTCCCTCATTCCGCGTACGGCTGGCACCTCATTGGCTGGTCAGGTGGTAGGTAGCGGCATTGTGGTAGATGTTTCGCGTACGTTTACTCAAATTTTAGAAATAAACCCAGAGGAGCGTTGGGTTCGGGTTCAACCTGGTGTTATCCGGGATGAGCTGAATTTATTTTTAAAACCCTACGGCTTGTATTTTGGGCCGGAAACCTCTACCGCTAACCGGGCCATGATTGGGGGGATGGTAGGCAATAATTCCTGTGGTTCTAACTCCGTGGTATACCGGAGTACCCGCGAACATTTACTATCAGTGAATGCAATATTAAGCGATGGTACCGAAACGGAATTTACTCGTTTAACCCCGGAAGAATTTGAAGCAAAATGTTTAGGTGAAACTTCCGTTAGCCCTTTGGAAACCCGAATTTACCAGGCAACTAAGGCCATGCTTTCCCACCCGGATACGCAGGAGGAAGTCCGGCGCGAGTTTCCAAAGCCTACCGTGGAGCGCCGCAATACGGGTTATGCTATAGATTTATTACTCGACACCGAGCCATTTACTCCGGGTACCGATGCTTTTAACTTTTGTAAATTAATAGCCGGTTCGGAAGGTACTCTGGCTTTTTTAACCGAAATAAAGTTAAACGTAGTACCTTTGCCGCCCCGCGAAATTGGTTTGCTTTGCGTGCATTGCAATAGCGTGGATGAATCTTTGCGAGCAAATCTTTTAGCTTTAAAATACCAACCCAGTGCTAGCGAACTAATGGATCATTACGTGCTGGAATGTACTAAAGCCAACATTGAGCAAAGTCAAAACCGATTTTTCGTGCAAGGCGACCCCGGAGCTATTTTAGTGGTGGAGCTGGCTAAAAATTCTATCGCAGAAGTAGAAGAAGTTGCCGCCACTTTAACCGCCGATTTAAAAGCTCAAGGTTTAGGTTATCATTACCCTTTAGTAACGGGGCCTAATACCAAGAAGGTGTGGACCCTACGCAAGGCTGGTTTAGGTTTACTGTCTAACATTCCCGGCGATGCCAAGCCAGTGGCCGTAATTGAAGACACCGCCGTGGACGTAAATGATTTACCCGATTTTATTGCCGATTTTAATCAAATTCTAAAGGAACACGATTTATACTGCGTGCATTACGCCCACGCTGGTTCCGGCGAATTGCATTTGCGGCCAATTATTAATCTAAAAACAGCTGCCGGTAATAAGCTTTTCCGAATAATTGCCGAAGAAATTGCCCGTTTAGTAAAAAAATACCGCGGTTCACTTAGCGGTGAACACGGCGACGGGCGTTTACGGGGTGAATTTATTAAATGGATGGTAGGAGATAAAAACTACCAACTACTGGAGGAAGTGAAGCGTACCTGGGACCCGGACAATATATTTAACCCGGGTAAAATAGTAAATACTCCCGCCATGGATACTTTCCTGCGGTACGAACCCGGGCAAGAAAATCCGGTTATTGATACGGTATTTAAATTTAAAGATTCTCAAGGAATTTTAAGGGCCGCTGAACTTTGTAATGGTTCCGGCGATTGTCGTAAAACGCATTTAACGGGGGGTACCATGTGTCCCAGTTATATGGTTACCCGCAACGAAAAAGATACGACCAGAGGTAGAGCCAATATGTTACGCGAGTTCCTGACCCGTTCGGAAAAAGCCAACCGGTTCGACCATCACGAAATTAAAGAAGCGATGGAGCTATGTATTTCCTGCAAAGGATGTAAATCAGAGTGTCCATCCAACGTAGATGTTGCCAAGCTGAAAGCAGAATTTCTGCAGCATTACTACGATGCCAACGGCATTCCCCTGCGCACCCGTTTGGTCGGTAATTTTACTAATTTAAACAATCTGGCTTCGGTAGCTCCGGGTATCTATAATTTTGTATTCACGAATAAATTAACTTCACAACTAGCCAAAAAAGTAGTAGGGTTTGCTCCTGCCCGGCCATTGCCTTTACTGCACAAAACAACCTTGCGGCAGTGGTTCAAAAAGCATCAGCGGCAAAATAAAGAAACAACATCCTTTAAAGGTAAGATTAATTTATTCTGCGACGAGTTTACTAACTTCAACGATGCTGAAATTGGCATGAAGGCCGTGCAACTGTTAGAGCGTTTGGGTTACGAGGTACATATTCCGGAGCACGAAGAAAGTGGCCGTACGTATTTATCGAAAGGTTTAGTACGCGATGCGAAAAAGCTTGCTATTAAAAACGTGACTCGGTTGAGTAAAGTAGTTTCTACAGATGCTCCGTTGGTAGGTATTGAGCCGTCGGCTATTTTAACGTTCCGGGACGAGTACCTGGATTTAGTAGATGATAATTTATACGCAGAGGCGCAGAAATTAGCTCAAAACAGCTTTTTAATTGATGAATTTTTAGCCGCGGAAATTGGAAAAGGGAACATTACCAAAGAGCAATTTACCCAGGAAAAGCGGTTAATTAAGTTACATGGGCACTGCCACCAGAAAGCCCTTTCTTCGGTAGCATTTACTCAAAAAATGTTATCCCTGCCCGAAAATTATATCGTGGAGGTTATTCCTTCGGGTTGCTGTGGTATGGCTGGTTCCTTTGGTTACGAAACTGAACATTACGAAGTATCCATGAAAATCGGAGAGTTGGTTTTATTCCCAACCGTTCGGAAACAGCCGGAAGAAGTTATAATTGCGGCACCTGGTACCAGTTGTCGTCACCAGATAAAAGATGGTACTGGTCGAAAAGCTTTGCATACCCTGGAAGTATTGTTTGAAGCTTTAGTTTAA
- a CDS encoding C40 family peptidase, whose protein sequence is MDYGICILSLVPVRAEPSDKSELVTQLLYGECYQIIGSQGNWHQIQIAADNYQGWIDFKQHCSVTSNYFEEWKAAQHSRAVDLVQTISSPEIRIPIMMGSVLPFFDGINVRINNQKYVYSGRATNNTLPFKINFFTKMARSYLKTPYLWGGKSIFGIDCSGLVQQVYGICGYTFPRDAWQQVSVGEEVHFANQTQPGDLAFFDNDEGRIIHVGIMLENQQIIHAHGEVRIDVLDHYGIFNHQRKRYTHRLRIIKRILPGAK, encoded by the coding sequence GTGGATTACGGAATTTGTATTTTAAGTTTAGTACCTGTACGGGCCGAACCTTCTGATAAAAGTGAATTAGTAACGCAACTGCTATACGGAGAGTGCTATCAAATTATTGGTTCACAGGGAAACTGGCACCAAATTCAAATTGCGGCCGATAACTACCAGGGTTGGATTGATTTTAAACAGCATTGCTCGGTAACTTCCAATTATTTCGAGGAATGGAAAGCAGCGCAACATTCCCGGGCAGTAGATTTAGTGCAAACCATCAGCAGTCCCGAGATCCGCATTCCCATAATGATGGGGAGTGTTCTTCCTTTCTTTGATGGCATTAACGTTCGAATAAACAATCAAAAATATGTTTACAGTGGGCGGGCTACTAATAATACTTTGCCTTTTAAAATAAATTTCTTTACCAAAATGGCCAGAAGCTATTTGAAAACACCCTATTTGTGGGGAGGTAAATCCATTTTTGGTATTGATTGCTCGGGTTTGGTGCAGCAAGTGTATGGTATCTGCGGTTACACGTTTCCGAGAGATGCCTGGCAGCAAGTTTCGGTGGGCGAAGAAGTACATTTTGCGAATCAAACCCAACCCGGCGACCTGGCTTTTTTTGATAATGACGAAGGACGAATTATTCACGTGGGTATTATGCTGGAAAATCAGCAAATAATTCATGCGCACGGAGAAGTAAGAATAGACGTTTTAGATCATTATGGCATTTTTAACCACCAGCGAAAACGTTATACCCACCGCTTGCGCATCATAAAAAGAATTTTACCTGGGGCAAAATAA
- a CDS encoding HNH endonuclease, translating to MDQKVLILNQDYSAISLCSIHKAFILLFLDKAELIEKRTGALRSISKSFPIPSIIRLQRYVNVPYKGIALSRQNIMRRDQFRCLYCDSTKNLTIDHIIPRSRGGESNWTNLGTACMRCNTRKGDRTPEEANMQLRHKPKRPSLTSFLVLHSDTIDNSWHTYLRTKN from the coding sequence ATGGATCAGAAAGTACTCATTCTTAATCAAGATTATTCCGCTATTTCTCTTTGCAGTATTCATAAAGCTTTTATTCTACTATTCCTCGATAAAGCTGAATTAATAGAAAAAAGGACGGGCGCTTTACGTTCAATTAGTAAATCGTTTCCGATTCCATCTATTATTCGGTTACAACGATACGTAAATGTGCCTTATAAAGGCATTGCGCTTAGCCGCCAGAATATTATGCGCCGCGATCAGTTTCGCTGCTTGTACTGTGACTCTACCAAAAATTTAACCATCGACCATATTATTCCGCGGTCCAGAGGCGGAGAATCTAACTGGACCAACTTAGGCACCGCTTGTATGCGGTGTAATACCCGTAAAGGCGACCGTACCCCCGAAGAGGCGAACATGCAATTAAGGCATAAACCCAAAAGGCCAAGTTTAACTTCTTTTTTGGTTTTACATTCAGATACTATTGATAATAGCTGGCATACTTATTTGCGCACGAAAAATTAA